One segment of Ricinus communis isolate WT05 ecotype wild-type chromosome 8, ASM1957865v1, whole genome shotgun sequence DNA contains the following:
- the LOC8264025 gene encoding mitogen-activated protein kinase homolog NTF6, which produces MENDSSMVIDERGNRTYNGKYVQYNVLGNLFEVTSKYSPPIQPVGRGAYGIVCCARNSETKEEVAIKKIGNAFDNRIDAKRTLREIKLLCHMDHENIVKIKDIIPPPERATFNDVYIVYELMDTDLHQIIRSTQALTDDHVQYFLYQLLRGLKYVHSANVLHRDLKPSNLLLNANCDLKICDFGLARTTSETDFMTEYVVTRWYRAPELLLNCSEYTAAIDIWSVGCILMEIIRREPLFPGKDYVQQLGLITELLGSPDESDLGFLRSDNARRYVKQLPHVPKQPFSQKFPDVSPVALDLAERMLVFDPCKRITVEEALNHPFLSSLHEINEEPTCPSPFIFDFEQTSLNEEDIKELIWAESLNFNSDVMLE; this is translated from the exons atggagaATGATTCATCAATGGTGATAGATGAAAGAGGTAACCGAACTTACAATGGCAAATATGTACAGTACAACGTACTGGGTAACCTTTTTGAAGTCACTTCTAAGTATTCTCCTCCTATTCAACCTGTGGGTCGCGGTGCATACGGCATCGTTTG TTGTGCACGAAATTCTGAGACAaaggaagaggttgcaattaAGAAGATTGGGAATGCATTTGATAACAGAATTGATGCTAAGAGAACACTTCGAGAGATCAAACTCCTTTGCCACATGGATCATGAGAAT ATTGTCAAAATTAAGGACATAATACCACCACCGGAGAGGGCAACGTTCAATGATGTTTACATTGTCTATGAATTGATGGATACCGATCTCCATCAAATAATACGCTCTACCCAGGCACTGACTGATGATCACGTTCAG tattttttatatcagtTGTTGCGAGGCCTAAAGTATGTACACTCGGCAAATGTCTTACATCGAGATTTGAAACCGAGCAACCTGCTTTTGAATGCAAATTGTGATCTTAAGATATGCGACTTTGGGCTTGCAAGAACCACCTCAGAGACAGACTTCATGACTGAATATGTGGTAACCCGATGGTATCGAGCCCCAGAATTGCTACTCAACTGTTCAGAGTATACTGCAGCTATTGACATTTGGTCAGTTGGTTGCATTCTCATGGAAATTATTAGAAGGGAGCCTCTTTTCCCTGGCAAAGACTATGTTCAACAGCTGGGACTTATAACAGAG CTGCTGGGTTCACCAGATGAATCGGATCTTGGATTCCTTCGAAGTGATAATGCCCGGAGGTATGTCAAGCAGCTTCCGCATGTGCCCAAGCAACCTTTTTCACAAAAGTTCCCAGATGTTTCCCCAGTTGCTCTTGATCTTGCAGAAAGAATGCTAGTGTTTGATCCATGCAAACGCATAACTG TtgaggaggcattgaatcaTCCATTTCTGTCAAGTCTTCATGAGATCAATGAGGAGCCCACTTGCCCATCCCCATTCATCTTTGATTTCGAGCAGACGTCTTTAAATGAAGAAGACATCAAGGAGCTCATATGGGCAGAATCTTTGAACTTCAACTCAGATGTTATGCTCGAGTAA